In Thermococcus thioreducens, a genomic segment contains:
- a CDS encoding AAA domain-containing protein, with the protein MKVAVIMNRVSLTLHPSEIAKYFELDKCPKYVFWLSRKNELERISRILDKKIRKRLKGEIDEVLRRQGRNFEESQQRILAQITQPSGIQNNSSFEELVNYIINKQEYEGEACIFSQPSLNGRIGIYTIEGRADIVLVRHYEQKTEIWVFEAKFTNEEKFHHRLQAIMYAKLIYDAVHKKIENQGRSLEIYVSVITKKNNLGLGLNHIKKLKFPDDAGTYVEILENALKKDGTFDRIITGREIPRFWISKRCQECPYEAFCIKEAVEKKGLELLGIRPGDQEILEELGISTLEDLADLYEYPPHPKKPSRLGMLPTKFEPFKPQKGKEHLVNNILSRLNIANLQKLAQGAYRLVRELNCNPDNFSDWIHGSGYNLPRDIYDEEQLREKRVPIPKYPSGSLIRVYIFVQYDPVHDRLAILSATVENTLSQKLRSVVKIIPELSDDEHKMNEFEMKLIDEFFEDLFKAIKEVRPNLTQPSSEKSDDYVFVHLYFYSRFQRDALMNAVKRHGNKLTYYKSIRWLLGLRKEIDQEMVSIIKEEISKRHALRFPGLGIIPVVAHYYWKDNGGWFEWDPEIKTEFEEIFKIAARKNCDNTDKKLILDELSDIFPDGISRISNRAYPVMNRELEQIPLKYLWEKIDTNSGRRHLEKFAMYLALAVRHIERSIPEWSKDTTVRKEPIPISELERIGFEDISLAEVLIEYQKLEYQTKKENMEEYYRLPIKERCSTGKSLLIKIDSIKKKKEDGREVVVITGHVPLSEEQEWNLMDAPISLSEDSLVVITPVVYENGNLRQVTKYKDPSSIKYSILGFIQSIEEYESKQIRISLKLQNPFSLSNYEFVNNDHLYVKFIDNKQRSLDSFISQQKQTNHKKKDYGNILEVKGIKNTQKRIKNGDLIVIDEAIDDINSSRAYSILVALSEGEIQHILYNQLKDVYQSKIISESLSNLMFIKPPWNKEDIREFIDRYLQQYINPDQRKFIEECYTSLVTLQGPPGTGKTSYAIAPAIWSRVYSALKQNKRIIIFVTGISHRAVNEALISTIRLLDHLDTQTRKKLLNRVRIYRLVNSSGQSKKIKKDIQKLRDKGLITFINYNRTKNLNILNRDNQNVQLIFGTTSSLFILVQKISLNPDLIVIDEASMMDLPMFLLATSFLKENGQVLLVGDHRQMQPIQQHDWEHEDRETIEQHTPFLSAINFIRFLRGELSESEREEFKKVLYRDPPLWEYNNLKKDILPFHRLNETYRLPQIVADMLTDLFYIHDNIELKSKKHEIEKLKEDSKKFKEGLLKYIERLGDNPDTTPIASVINPEYPVTLVLHDENKSTKVNEVEKIIISEIVKKLPKEYTSKDKLGIVVPFKAQRAQIKSLLRELGLEHVQVDTVERFQGGEKDIIIISLTASDPSYISAVLEFLFNPNRLNVAMSRMKEKLILIGSQEMFNATTKDIQKFEELIEPWRTLFRKIRTYGEKLWSGTLEEFVGELDTSEDKYQKILNKYKAINMEVFGINEWPKSP; encoded by the coding sequence ATGAAGGTGGCAGTTATTATGAATAGAGTAAGCTTAACGCTACATCCAAGTGAGATTGCCAAATATTTTGAGCTTGATAAATGTCCAAAATATGTCTTCTGGCTAAGTAGAAAGAATGAACTTGAAAGAATATCAAGGATTCTAGATAAGAAAATAAGAAAACGCTTGAAAGGAGAAATTGATGAAGTATTGAGAAGACAAGGTAGAAATTTTGAGGAATCTCAACAAAGAATATTGGCACAGATAACCCAACCTTCAGGGATACAGAATAATAGCAGTTTTGAAGAGTTAGTAAACTACATAATCAATAAACAAGAGTACGAGGGGGAAGCCTGCATATTTTCCCAGCCTTCTTTAAATGGCCGAATTGGAATTTATACTATTGAAGGTAGAGCTGATATTGTTTTGGTAAGACACTACGAGCAAAAAACAGAGATATGGGTTTTTGAAGCAAAATTTACCAATGAGGAAAAGTTTCATCATAGACTTCAAGCTATAATGTATGCAAAGCTGATTTATGATGCTGTTCACAAGAAAATAGAAAATCAGGGACGTTCACTGGAGATTTATGTTTCTGTTATAACGAAAAAGAACAATCTTGGTTTGGGGCTTAACCACATAAAAAAACTCAAATTCCCCGACGACGCAGGAACGTATGTTGAAATTTTAGAGAATGCCCTAAAAAAGGATGGAACTTTTGACAGGATAATAACTGGAAGGGAGATTCCTAGATTTTGGATTAGCAAGAGATGTCAAGAATGTCCATATGAGGCATTCTGTATCAAAGAAGCTGTAGAAAAGAAAGGTCTCGAATTGTTGGGTATTCGGCCTGGCGATCAGGAAATTTTAGAGGAACTAGGTATTAGTACTTTAGAGGATTTAGCAGATTTATATGAGTATCCTCCGCATCCAAAAAAACCATCGAGGCTTGGAATGCTCCCTACAAAATTTGAGCCGTTTAAACCTCAAAAAGGCAAAGAACATTTAGTGAACAATATACTAAGCCGCTTGAACATAGCAAATCTCCAAAAACTTGCTCAGGGTGCATATCGGCTTGTAAGGGAGTTAAATTGTAATCCAGATAATTTTTCCGATTGGATACATGGATCTGGATATAATCTGCCAAGGGACATCTACGATGAAGAGCAACTCAGAGAAAAGAGGGTTCCTATACCAAAATACCCTTCAGGATCCCTAATTCGCGTTTATATTTTTGTTCAGTATGATCCCGTGCATGATAGACTTGCAATACTGAGTGCTACTGTTGAAAATACTCTCTCACAAAAACTAAGAAGTGTTGTCAAGATTATCCCGGAACTTTCTGATGATGAACACAAAATGAACGAGTTTGAAATGAAACTAATTGATGAATTTTTTGAGGATTTATTCAAGGCGATAAAAGAAGTAAGACCAAATCTCACTCAGCCCTCCTCCGAAAAATCCGACGATTATGTGTTTGTTCACCTCTATTTCTATAGCAGATTCCAGCGAGATGCATTAATGAATGCTGTAAAAAGACATGGAAACAAGTTAACATATTACAAGAGCATTAGATGGTTACTTGGACTAAGAAAAGAAATTGATCAAGAAATGGTCTCCATTATAAAAGAAGAGATATCAAAAAGGCATGCATTACGATTTCCTGGACTTGGAATAATCCCAGTTGTAGCCCACTACTACTGGAAAGATAATGGGGGATGGTTTGAATGGGATCCCGAAATAAAAACTGAATTTGAAGAGATTTTTAAAATTGCAGCAAGAAAAAACTGTGATAATACAGACAAAAAACTGATACTTGATGAGCTTTCTGATATATTTCCTGATGGAATCTCAAGGATTTCCAACAGAGCTTATCCAGTTATGAATAGGGAACTTGAACAGATCCCTCTCAAATATCTTTGGGAAAAGATTGACACAAACTCCGGAAGACGGCATCTTGAAAAATTCGCTATGTATCTTGCATTGGCAGTACGACACATCGAAAGAAGTATTCCAGAGTGGTCTAAGGATACCACCGTAAGGAAAGAGCCTATCCCCATTAGTGAATTGGAACGTATCGGCTTTGAAGACATTTCCCTAGCAGAAGTCTTAATAGAGTATCAAAAACTTGAATACCAGACAAAAAAAGAGAATATGGAGGAGTACTACAGACTTCCAATTAAAGAACGCTGTAGTACTGGAAAATCGCTCTTAATTAAGATTGACTCGATTAAAAAGAAGAAAGAAGATGGAAGAGAAGTAGTAGTAATAACGGGTCACGTGCCTCTCTCAGAGGAACAAGAATGGAATTTAATGGATGCTCCAATATCATTGTCTGAAGATTCTCTTGTTGTTATTACACCTGTAGTTTATGAGAATGGTAATCTAAGGCAGGTAACTAAGTACAAAGATCCTAGTTCAATAAAATATTCAATTTTGGGATTTATTCAATCTATTGAAGAATATGAAAGCAAACAAATAAGGATATCCCTAAAATTGCAAAATCCCTTTTCACTTAGCAATTATGAATTTGTTAATAATGATCATTTATATGTGAAATTTATTGATAATAAACAACGCTCATTAGATTCATTCATATCACAACAGAAACAAACAAATCACAAGAAAAAAGATTATGGAAATATTCTTGAGGTCAAAGGTATAAAAAATACCCAAAAAAGAATAAAAAATGGAGATTTAATTGTCATTGATGAGGCTATTGATGATATAAATTCATCAAGAGCATACAGCATCCTTGTTGCGTTAAGTGAGGGTGAAATTCAACACATTTTGTATAATCAACTGAAGGATGTATATCAGTCTAAAATAATATCTGAAAGTTTAAGTAATCTAATGTTTATCAAGCCTCCATGGAATAAAGAAGACATTCGGGAATTCATTGATAGATATCTCCAGCAGTATATAAACCCTGATCAAAGAAAATTTATTGAGGAATGTTACACGTCCCTAGTAACTCTTCAGGGTCCTCCAGGAACAGGTAAAACATCTTATGCAATAGCCCCAGCAATTTGGAGTAGAGTATATTCAGCGTTAAAACAAAACAAGAGAATTATTATCTTTGTAACTGGAATATCCCACAGAGCAGTTAATGAAGCTTTGATTAGTACTATCAGACTTTTAGACCACTTAGATACCCAAACAAGAAAAAAACTCCTTAATCGTGTCAGAATATATAGATTAGTGAATAGTTCAGGACAAAGTAAAAAAATAAAGAAAGATATCCAAAAACTAAGGGATAAGGGCTTAATAACGTTTATAAATTATAACCGTACAAAAAATTTAAATATACTCAATAGGGATAACCAAAATGTACAGTTAATATTTGGAACTACAAGTTCACTGTTTATTCTCGTTCAAAAAATCTCTCTAAATCCAGATTTAATTGTAATTGATGAGGCAAGTATGATGGATTTGCCTATGTTTCTCTTAGCAACTTCATTTCTCAAAGAAAATGGACAAGTCTTACTAGTTGGTGATCATAGACAAATGCAACCTATTCAGCAACATGACTGGGAACATGAAGATCGCGAAACAATCGAACAGCATACACCATTCCTGTCTGCTATCAATTTCATAAGATTTTTACGTGGAGAACTCTCAGAATCGGAAAGAGAAGAGTTCAAGAAAGTTCTCTATAGGGACCCTCCTTTATGGGAATACAACAACCTGAAAAAGGACATTCTACCGTTCCATAGACTCAATGAGACATACCGATTACCTCAGATTGTCGCTGATATGCTCACAGATTTGTTCTATATACATGACAATATCGAACTTAAAAGCAAGAAACACGAAATAGAAAAACTAAAAGAGGACTCAAAGAAATTCAAAGAAGGACTATTAAAATATATCGAGAGATTAGGGGACAATCCTGACACAACCCCCATAGCCAGCGTAATCAATCCCGAATATCCTGTAACCTTAGTACTTCACGATGAGAACAAATCAACTAAAGTCAACGAAGTTGAAAAAATTATCATTAGTGAAATTGTCAAAAAGCTTCCAAAAGAATACACATCCAAGGATAAGTTAGGAATTGTTGTGCCATTCAAGGCGCAGAGAGCTCAGATTAAAAGCCTTCTTAGAGAGCTTGGGTTAGAGCACGTTCAAGTTGACACCGTGGAAAGATTCCAAGGAGGAGAAAAGGACATTATAATTATCTCCCTCACGGCAAGTGACCCCTCATATATAAGTGCAGTTTTAGAGTTTCTATTTAACCCCAATAGGCTCAATGTTGCTATGAGTAGAATGAAAGAGAAACTCATACTGATTGGATCCCAAGAGATGTTTAATGCAACAACTAAAGATATCCAGAAATTTGAAGAACTAATAGAACCCTGGAGAACCCTATTCAGAAAGATACGGACGTATGGAGAAAAATTATGGAGTGGAACTCTGGAGGAATTTGTTGGAGAGTTAGATACCAGCGAGGATAAATATCAAAAAATACTCAATAAATACAAGGCTATTAATATGGAAGTCTTCGGAATAAACGAATGGCCTAAGAGTCCATGA
- a CDS encoding S9 family peptidase has translation MAKGLDIKDLGKFRLVGNVDAFRKRLVFQVTEISLEKDDYFSRLYIYDGRKVRPFTAGKKDGNPRFSPDGKLIAFTSKRDKESKEAELYVIPTDGGEARLLVKFKYGIKNLRFTEDGKGIAVVTPVDIEKKPKDDVHVIKEIPFWFNGVGWVYGKRSVVYLVDIETGRKRRLTPKNLDVSQVRFHKGRLYFIAQEDRERKPMVSDLYALEGRKAKRLTPGEWSVQDFIPLDDGTFILKANTRERGIPTNTNIYHYNPETGEMRKLTSELDRSAYNSLNCDVRGSQRAELVFRDGWVYYVATDGPRANLFRVNLEGKIERVIGGDRSVESFAIGDYIAFTAQDAVTPTELYVLRDGKEKKVTDFNGWIKEYKLSKPEHFTVRTSDGVEIDAWIMKPVDFEPGKKYPAVLEIHGGPKTAYGYSFMHEFHVLTAKGFVVIFSNPRGSDGYGEDFADIREHYGERDYQDLMEVVDEAVKRFDFIDAERIGVTGGSYGGFMTNWIVGHTNRFKAAVTQRSISNWVSFFGTTDIGYFFAPDQIGGDPWSNTDGYWEKSPLKYAPNVETPLLIIHSMEDYRCWLPEALQFYTALKHLGKTVELAIFPGENHDLSRSGKPKHRVKRLELIAGWMERWLKE, from the coding sequence ATGGCTAAGGGATTGGATATTAAAGACCTCGGGAAGTTCAGGCTCGTTGGGAACGTTGATGCTTTCAGGAAAAGGCTCGTCTTTCAGGTCACGGAGATAAGCCTTGAAAAGGACGACTACTTCTCGAGGCTCTACATCTACGATGGGAGAAAGGTCAGGCCGTTTACGGCGGGAAAGAAGGACGGAAACCCACGTTTTTCCCCCGATGGAAAGCTCATAGCATTCACCTCGAAGCGAGACAAGGAGAGCAAGGAGGCCGAGCTGTATGTAATCCCAACCGACGGCGGCGAGGCGAGGCTTTTAGTGAAGTTCAAGTATGGGATTAAAAACCTCCGCTTCACCGAGGACGGAAAGGGCATAGCGGTCGTCACGCCAGTGGACATCGAGAAGAAGCCGAAGGACGACGTCCACGTCATCAAGGAGATTCCCTTCTGGTTCAACGGTGTCGGCTGGGTCTACGGAAAGAGGAGCGTCGTCTATCTGGTGGACATCGAGACGGGCAGAAAAAGGCGCTTAACCCCCAAGAACCTCGACGTCTCGCAGGTTCGCTTCCACAAGGGCAGACTCTACTTCATTGCCCAGGAAGACCGCGAGAGGAAGCCCATGGTGAGCGACCTCTACGCCCTTGAGGGCAGGAAGGCGAAAAGGCTCACCCCCGGAGAGTGGAGCGTCCAGGACTTCATTCCCCTCGACGACGGCACGTTCATCCTCAAGGCAAACACGAGGGAGCGCGGTATCCCCACAAACACCAACATCTACCACTACAACCCGGAGACGGGCGAGATGAGGAAGCTCACCTCGGAACTCGACCGCTCGGCCTACAACTCCCTCAACTGCGACGTCAGGGGGAGCCAGAGGGCGGAGCTGGTTTTCAGGGACGGCTGGGTTTATTACGTGGCAACGGATGGCCCGAGGGCGAACCTCTTCAGGGTAAACCTTGAGGGGAAGATAGAGCGCGTCATCGGCGGCGATAGAAGCGTCGAGAGCTTTGCCATTGGGGACTACATAGCCTTCACCGCCCAGGACGCGGTCACTCCAACGGAGCTCTACGTTCTCCGTGACGGGAAGGAAAAGAAGGTCACGGACTTCAACGGCTGGATAAAGGAGTACAAGCTCTCGAAGCCGGAGCACTTCACCGTCAGGACCAGCGACGGCGTTGAGATTGACGCGTGGATTATGAAGCCCGTTGACTTTGAGCCGGGCAAAAAGTATCCGGCCGTTCTGGAAATCCACGGCGGGCCTAAGACAGCCTACGGCTACTCCTTCATGCACGAGTTCCACGTTTTAACAGCGAAAGGCTTCGTTGTAATCTTCTCCAACCCACGCGGGAGTGACGGCTACGGCGAGGACTTCGCCGACATCAGGGAGCACTACGGCGAAAGGGACTACCAGGATCTGATGGAGGTCGTTGACGAAGCCGTTAAGCGCTTCGACTTCATCGATGCGGAGAGGATTGGCGTCACCGGCGGCTCCTACGGCGGCTTCATGACCAACTGGATAGTGGGGCACACAAACAGATTTAAGGCCGCTGTAACCCAGCGTTCAATCTCCAACTGGGTGAGCTTCTTTGGTACAACTGACATCGGCTACTTCTTCGCGCCCGATCAGATAGGCGGCGACCCATGGAGCAACACCGACGGCTACTGGGAGAAGAGCCCGCTGAAGTACGCACCCAACGTTGAAACGCCCCTGCTCATAATCCACTCGATGGAGGACTACCGCTGCTGGCTTCCCGAGGCTCTCCAGTTCTACACGGCGCTCAAACACCTGGGCAAGACCGTTGAGCTTGCCATCTTCCCCGGAGAGAACCACGACCTCAGCCGCTCCGGCAAACCGAAGCACAGGGTTAAGCGCTTGGAGCTGATAGCAGGGTGGATGGAGAGGTGGCTGAAGGAATGA
- a CDS encoding PIN domain-containing protein, with protein sequence MEKALYDTNVLIEAVKSRKKLKGYTTVLNVVEFPRALELGLTVITPSLEDYLLAIKVSQAMVRKGTSVPAVDAIVAAVAINRELTLVTKDKHFEWIKGEFGDLKLQSI encoded by the coding sequence ATGGAAAAGGCTCTCTACGACACCAACGTCTTGATTGAGGCTGTAAAATCTCGCAAAAAGCTCAAAGGATACACAACGGTTCTCAACGTTGTGGAGTTTCCGAGGGCGCTTGAGCTCGGCCTGACCGTGATAACGCCGAGCCTCGAAGACTACCTGCTGGCAATCAAGGTATCTCAGGCGATGGTCAGAAAAGGAACTTCAGTTCCAGCGGTTGATGCGATAGTTGCTGCGGTTGCGATAAACCGGGAGTTGACGCTCGTCACGAAAGATAAACACTTCGAGTGGATAAAAGGAGAGTTTGGAGATCTAAAACTTCAGAGCATATAA
- the mobA gene encoding molybdenum cofactor guanylyltransferase: protein MRAYILAFPEKRWENYTLPVAGEPVVKLTEQRLLMSKRTDEVITVVRRDKLKTYSLHVSNPLPVSARSKMEALLKALPDGPFFLAEGNMPLIMPFFVNYMVGLFYENEPEALIPVWKDGTAEVTHAIYEPDALMDAIEAALAEGYRNLSRIAEFLDYEPLPIEELAKRNPKVTLSFFRVRNSFDVRFAAETLRKL, encoded by the coding sequence ATGAGGGCGTACATCTTGGCGTTTCCAGAGAAGCGGTGGGAGAACTACACCCTCCCCGTTGCGGGCGAGCCCGTTGTTAAGCTCACCGAGCAGAGGCTCCTCATGAGCAAGAGGACAGACGAAGTCATCACGGTAGTTCGGAGGGACAAGCTCAAAACTTATTCCCTCCACGTTTCAAATCCCCTTCCTGTTTCCGCGAGGAGCAAGATGGAAGCACTTCTGAAGGCCCTTCCGGATGGGCCTTTCTTTCTGGCCGAAGGGAACATGCCACTGATAATGCCGTTTTTTGTTAACTACATGGTCGGGCTCTTCTATGAGAATGAACCGGAGGCGCTGATACCGGTCTGGAAGGACGGGACGGCGGAGGTCACGCACGCAATTTACGAGCCTGATGCCCTCATGGACGCCATAGAAGCGGCGCTGGCAGAGGGCTACAGGAACCTGAGCAGAATAGCAGAGTTCCTGGACTACGAGCCACTGCCCATTGAGGAGCTGGCGAAGAGGAACCCCAAGGTGACGCTGAGCTTTTTCAGAGTGAGGAACTCCTTTGACGTTAGATTCGCGGCCGAGACCCTCAGGAAGCTGTGA
- a CDS encoding pyrolysin produces MAVLGPPAVSAKPLSGYNVLILKNVDAWNSPAVEDTLTDMGVPYDVMTSTELQNKTAQGLIDAYDMIIVVSDQPQSFYDQIGPQMGKLEEYVRAGKVLEIHAANWGWNGGLWTTPLPRNVTIVRSYSSYDYVIANNTTLYSSYASHGYFVGLPADAEIITVQAPTGSPDYGKPSTAIYTLGNGRVFVTGLTIEYSVARRGPEWKAFYTEMVMNNLGYSQTAPAPEMPIQRGINVMLFNFYYYTQYHRNLERYNALYEEAFAGGMDNETLGLATIQNDTAADYYANASQYGPVVANFPRIYIFIDLRKAALHQKQAVKILEEAMADR; encoded by the coding sequence ATGGCGGTGTTGGGCCCCCCCGCCGTTTCTGCAAAACCGCTGAGCGGATACAACGTGCTGATACTGAAGAACGTGGACGCATGGAACTCGCCGGCGGTTGAGGATACCCTCACCGACATGGGGGTTCCGTATGATGTCATGACAAGCACTGAGCTTCAGAACAAGACGGCCCAAGGGCTCATAGACGCGTACGATATGATTATTGTCGTAAGCGACCAGCCCCAGAGCTTTTACGACCAGATAGGGCCCCAGATGGGCAAGCTGGAAGAGTACGTAAGGGCAGGGAAGGTTCTTGAGATCCATGCCGCCAACTGGGGATGGAACGGAGGGCTTTGGACGACACCCCTCCCAAGGAACGTCACGATAGTGCGGAGCTATTCGAGCTACGATTATGTGATAGCCAACAACACGACGCTTTACAGCAGCTACGCCAGCCACGGCTACTTCGTCGGCCTCCCGGCCGATGCAGAGATAATAACCGTCCAGGCACCCACCGGAAGCCCAGACTACGGCAAGCCAAGTACCGCAATATACACCCTCGGGAACGGCAGGGTCTTCGTCACCGGCCTGACCATTGAGTACAGCGTTGCCAGAAGAGGCCCCGAATGGAAAGCGTTCTACACCGAGATGGTCATGAATAACCTCGGATATTCTCAGACGGCACCGGCTCCGGAGATGCCGATCCAGAGGGGAATAAACGTGATGCTCTTCAACTTCTACTACTACACCCAGTACCACAGGAACCTTGAGAGATACAACGCCCTGTACGAAGAGGCCTTTGCGGGAGGCATGGACAACGAGACCCTGGGACTGGCGACCATCCAGAACGACACCGCCGCTGATTATTACGCCAACGCAAGCCAGTACGGCCCGGTTGTGGCGAACTTCCCGAGAATCTACATCTTCATAGACCTGAGAAAGGCAGCGCTTCATCAGAAGCAGGCCGTAAAAATACTTGAAGAAGCGATGGCGGACCGGTGA
- a CDS encoding biotin transporter BioY, with translation MRARDVAFAGLFAALTAVGAQISIPVGPVPVTLQVFLVLLSGLVLGARLGFLSQLVYVLMGAVGIPVFANFQGGFAVLYGPTGGYIAAFPIAAFLTGYITEKSGRKTGMVLGSLAGVGAIYLLGWLRLGLFLAGDFHKAFLLGVLPFIPVDVIKAALAVLIADRVRKAMDLG, from the coding sequence ATGAGAGCACGCGATGTAGCCTTTGCAGGTCTCTTCGCGGCCCTGACTGCAGTGGGGGCTCAGATCAGCATTCCAGTGGGGCCGGTTCCAGTAACACTTCAGGTGTTCCTCGTTCTCCTTAGCGGACTCGTTCTTGGGGCAAGACTCGGCTTTTTGAGCCAGCTGGTTTACGTTCTCATGGGTGCCGTGGGCATCCCGGTATTTGCCAACTTTCAGGGAGGGTTTGCAGTCCTCTACGGGCCAACCGGTGGATACATAGCGGCCTTCCCCATAGCGGCATTTCTTACAGGTTATATAACCGAAAAATCGGGGAGAAAAACAGGAATGGTCCTCGGCTCCCTTGCGGGGGTTGGGGCCATATACCTCCTCGGCTGGCTGAGACTCGGCCTGTTCCTCGCGGGAGACTTCCACAAAGCGTTTCTCCTCGGGGTGCTGCCCTTCATCCCCGTGGACGTTATAAAAGCCGCCCTGGCGGTTTTGATAGCCGACAGGGTAAGAAAAGCAATGGATTTGGGGTGA
- a CDS encoding biotin--[acetyl-CoA-carboxylase] ligase — translation MRGLIKDSPVKRGILSMMRSREMVSGEDMARELGVSRVSVWKHIKELQALGYGIETTGKGYRLVSTPEKPYPWELDVRSYYLLKTPSTMEVAERLAERGEPEWTFVIAEEQTAGRARRGGRWLSRRGGLYFSVILRPGIRLTDVGNLMEPSLKAVARTLGGYRIPVEVLEEGIYTGGKKIAGVLLEAAGELDMVRYAIIGVGLNVSNPVPDDATSMARVLGRAPTLIDVSRKLFRELKLSLGTFLNQQSEVESDAEG, via the coding sequence ATGAGGGGGCTGATAAAGGACAGTCCCGTTAAGAGGGGCATACTGTCCATGATGAGGAGCAGGGAGATGGTATCCGGGGAGGATATGGCAAGAGAGCTGGGAGTTTCGAGGGTCTCCGTATGGAAGCACATTAAAGAGCTCCAGGCCCTCGGATACGGCATAGAGACCACAGGAAAGGGGTACCGGCTCGTTTCCACCCCCGAAAAGCCATATCCCTGGGAGCTTGACGTCAGAAGCTACTACCTTTTGAAGACACCGTCAACCATGGAGGTCGCGGAAAGGCTGGCTGAGAGGGGAGAACCGGAATGGACGTTTGTCATAGCGGAGGAGCAGACCGCAGGAAGGGCCCGTCGGGGAGGGCGGTGGCTTTCGAGGAGGGGAGGCCTGTACTTCTCGGTGATTCTGCGGCCAGGGATTAGGCTTACGGACGTCGGAAACCTCATGGAGCCCTCCCTCAAAGCGGTCGCGAGAACCCTGGGAGGTTACAGGATCCCTGTGGAGGTTCTTGAGGAGGGGATCTATACAGGAGGAAAAAAGATAGCGGGCGTCCTTCTGGAGGCGGCAGGGGAGCTGGATATGGTTCGATACGCCATCATCGGGGTTGGGCTGAACGTTTCCAATCCTGTGCCGGACGATGCGACGTCCATGGCACGTGTGCTCGGAAGGGCGCCCACACTCATAGATGTCTCCAGGAAGCTGTTCAGGGAACTCAAGCTCTCACTGGGAACTTTTTTAAATCAGCAGTCGGAAGTTGAAAGCGATGCTGAGGGCTGA
- a CDS encoding energy-coupling factor ABC transporter ATP-binding protein, producing MLRAENVWHVYENGREALRGIDFEMGEEIVALVGQNGSGKTTLAKHFNGLLKPTKGRVIVDGMDTREHTVAELSRIVGYVFQNPEHMFFEESVFREVAFGPKNLGLDEDEVESRVRWALKTVNLEGYEERTPYSLSGGEKQRLAIACVLAMKPKYLILDEPTTGLDARNAAGVVKTIRELRKSGHGILLITHDMDLVLELAERVVLLHRGRKVFDGPVEEFFSLELHEYGLEKPELLRISEKLGIGFVRSASEVINVLAGGSR from the coding sequence ATGCTGAGGGCTGAGAACGTCTGGCATGTCTACGAGAACGGGAGAGAGGCCCTGAGAGGCATAGACTTTGAAATGGGCGAGGAGATAGTGGCTCTGGTGGGCCAGAACGGGAGCGGAAAGACGACGCTGGCAAAGCACTTCAACGGCCTCCTGAAGCCCACAAAGGGGAGGGTAATCGTCGATGGAATGGACACAAGGGAGCATACCGTCGCAGAGCTGAGCAGAATAGTCGGCTACGTCTTTCAGAACCCGGAGCACATGTTCTTTGAGGAGAGTGTCTTCAGGGAGGTTGCATTCGGCCCAAAGAACCTCGGCCTGGATGAGGACGAGGTCGAGAGCAGGGTGAGGTGGGCACTGAAGACCGTCAACCTTGAGGGCTACGAAGAGAGAACACCGTACTCCCTCAGCGGTGGTGAAAAGCAGAGACTGGCTATAGCCTGCGTCCTGGCCATGAAGCCGAAGTACCTAATTCTGGACGAACCTACTACCGGTCTGGACGCCAGAAACGCCGCAGGAGTCGTCAAGACCATACGCGAACTGAGAAAAAGCGGTCATGGAATACTCCTCATCACCCACGATATGGACCTGGTCCTGGAGCTGGCCGAGAGGGTAGTTCTGCTCCACCGGGGCAGGAAGGTCTTCGACGGCCCTGTGGAAGAGTTCTTCTCCCTCGAACTTCATGAGTACGGGCTTGAAAAACCGGAGCTCCTCAGAATAAGTGAAAAACTCGGAATAGGGTTTGTTAGGAGCGCCTCGGAGGTCATAAACGTCCTGGCGGGTGGTTCGCGATGA